In Streptomyces sp. NBC_01426, one genomic interval encodes:
- a CDS encoding SDR family NAD(P)-dependent oxidoreductase, translated as MPTASYDLTGRTALITGAASGIGRATAVLLAEAGAAVHCADRDADGLRETADLVAKAGGRATVHALDVTDRAALRAAVAAAGPLDITAAIAGIMHTSSVLETTDEDLDRVLDINFKGVLRTCQESARAMIAAGRPGSIVTMASGAVDAAQPGLLCYSAAKAAVVQLTKTLATETGPHGIRVNAVAPGWIRTPMTGRHGARAQEQTEAMMVRMSPLGRVGEPEDIAQAVLYLASDASSFMTGQILRPNGGVSMPW; from the coding sequence ATGCCCACAGCCTCGTACGACCTCACCGGCCGCACCGCGCTGATCACCGGCGCCGCGAGCGGCATCGGCCGCGCCACCGCCGTGCTCCTCGCCGAGGCCGGCGCGGCCGTGCACTGCGCCGACCGGGACGCGGACGGCCTCCGGGAGACCGCCGACCTGGTCGCCAAGGCGGGCGGACGGGCCACCGTCCACGCCCTCGACGTCACGGACCGCGCCGCGCTCCGGGCGGCCGTCGCGGCGGCGGGCCCCCTCGACATCACGGCCGCCATCGCCGGGATCATGCACACCAGCAGCGTCCTGGAGACCACCGACGAGGACCTCGACCGGGTCCTGGACATCAACTTCAAGGGCGTCCTGCGCACCTGCCAGGAATCCGCCCGCGCCATGATCGCCGCCGGCCGCCCCGGCTCGATCGTCACCATGGCCTCCGGCGCCGTGGACGCCGCCCAGCCCGGGCTGCTCTGCTACAGCGCCGCCAAGGCCGCCGTCGTCCAGCTGACCAAGACCCTGGCCACCGAGACGGGCCCGCACGGCATCCGCGTCAACGCCGTCGCGCCGGGGTGGATCCGCACCCCCATGACCGGTCGCCACGGGGCGCGGGCGCAGGAGCAAACCGAGGCGATGATGGTCCGGATGTCCCCGCTCGGCCGGGTCGGCGAGCCCGAGGACATCGCGCAGGCCGTGCTCTACCTCGCCTCGGACGCCTCGTCCTTCATGACGGGCCAGATTCTTCGCCCGAACGGTGGAGTGTCGATGCCCTGGTAG